AGAACTGGTCACAGTCTTTTTCAATACCACAGAATCTTAATTGGATTCACTACGAACAATCAGATATTAGTGATTTTTTAGAACAGCAAAATCAGCTTAATGATGAGTCACAAGAAAAAAATAAAAAAGAAAAGGTGAGCTATCAAGCCTTGGTTTTGAGTGATCATTCCTTAGGCGATGATATTACATTGTTATCCGATTTATTTTCAGCTTATGAGGTGTTTTACTCTGAATTAGCACTGACAGAGTCAGAAAAAGCTCACCAATTTCTTTTACAAAAAATGGGCCAGCCTTTCAAAGATGACACTATCGAGGCGTTGATTAAACAATTTGAAAAAGGTCTTTTTGTGGGTCAATATGGTGCAAAATTACCAGTAACAGATTTGCAATTTTCATCACAATTCTTGGGAACTATTAGTATGCAAGGACATGCTTATGCAGATTTAAAAGGTAACTTTGGACCAGACTTTCAAGAAATTGCAGACTTTCCTTTTAATGTTCCCTATGCCAATGATAAATTTTTAGATTTGTTTTTAGAAACACAGATTGCAGAAACGTGTCGTCTCAAAATGGTAGTTTCTCTAATTCCAAATGGTTCAGTGGGTAATGTTGTGAAAGAGTGGGTGTTCGATCAAGAAGCTTTAAAAAATCCACTATTAATTGATGCAGACCAATCTGGTGTTCTTCATATTCAACTCTTGGCCAAAGGTTTCGGACAGTTAAAAATTGGACCACTTCATTACCGTTGGAGTCGTAATGGATTAGGCGAATTTTTATTAGGTGGACAACGTTTTGCAGATGACAATGGTCAAGAATTCATGACTTATTTTGATCCAGCTGATTTTAAACCACCATTATGTGTTTATTTTTCGGATTTTCGT
This Streptococcus urinalis 2285-97 DNA region includes the following protein-coding sequences:
- the asp2 gene encoding accessory Sec system protein Asp2, with protein sequence MAEQTINILQIGQENWSQSFSIPQNLNWIHYEQSDISDFLEQQNQLNDESQEKNKKEKVSYQALVLSDHSLGDDITLLSDLFSAYEVFYSELALTESEKAHQFLLQKMGQPFKDDTIEALIKQFEKGLFVGQYGAKLPVTDLQFSSQFLGTISMQGHAYADLKGNFGPDFQEIADFPFNVPYANDKFLDLFLETQIAETCRLKMVVSLIPNGSVGNVVKEWVFDQEALKNPLLIDADQSGVLHIQLLAKGFGQLKIGPLHYRWSRNGLGEFLLGGQRFADDNGQEFMTYFDPADFKPPLCVYFSDFRSAEGFEGYWMMKSLGTPFLLLCDPRLEGGSFYIGSESYEAAIVKKIQETLDFLGFTSDQLILSGLSMGTYGAIYHGTKLKPHSIIVGKPVLNMGSVAQSERVKRPGGFPTALDIQQVYYDSLDEKASKAFDDRIWNQFQLADFSHTKFIVAYMKDDDYDHTGFSDLLKHLEASPQNIVGRGWQGRHDDAASEVPAWFITQYRNLISHDFNRKFNE